A single genomic interval of Koleobacter methoxysyntrophicus harbors:
- a CDS encoding ZIP family metal transporter gives MNILNTTLIGLLAGVIGTGLGALIAIFLCKPTYTTISTVLGFSGGIMISIVCFDLIPESLAVGGILYGLTGIILGSIIIALLDYITPHAHFISDNDNRRYVRTGILLGIGIAMHNLPEGLAIGAGYAHSTELGLSLAIVIALQNAPEGIAMAAPMYIGGVRPLKIILACLLAGLPMGIGAYIGAEVGTISEQFLSIALGFAAGAMLYISFDELIPQSHSIGRGHTATFSGVMGIIVGLLISVLLQ, from the coding sequence ATGAATATCTTAAATACAACTTTGATAGGCCTTCTGGCAGGGGTTATAGGTACGGGATTGGGTGCCCTGATAGCGATTTTTTTATGTAAACCCACTTATACAACAATCAGCACTGTTCTCGGATTTTCAGGAGGTATAATGATAAGTATAGTCTGTTTTGACCTTATACCTGAATCCCTGGCAGTAGGGGGCATTTTATACGGTCTTACGGGCATAATTCTCGGTTCGATAATTATAGCCCTTCTTGATTACATTACTCCCCATGCCCACTTCATTTCTGATAACGATAACCGTAGATATGTGCGCACGGGAATCCTTCTCGGCATAGGCATTGCCATGCACAACCTCCCCGAAGGCCTGGCAATAGGCGCAGGATATGCCCATTCAACAGAACTGGGTTTGAGTCTGGCTATCGTTATAGCTCTGCAGAATGCCCCTGAAGGCATTGCTATGGCTGCACCTATGTATATAGGAGGGGTCAGGCCCCTGAAAATAATCCTGGCATGCCTGCTGGCCGGGCTGCCCATGGGTATCGGGGCATATATAGGTGCAGAAGTCGGAACTATTTCCGAACAATTTCTTTCCATTGCTCTTGGGTTTGCAGCAGGAGCTATGCTGTATATCTCATTCGATGAACTGATACCCCAATCTCACAGTATAGGCAGGGGACATACGGCTACCTTTAGCGGTGTAATGGGGATTATTGTCGGCTTGCTTATATCGGTATTGTTGCAATAA
- the ribD gene encoding bifunctional diaminohydroxyphosphoribosylaminopyrimidine deaminase/5-amino-6-(5-phosphoribosylamino)uracil reductase RibD: protein MDVQYMKKAVELAKKGWGKTRPNPLVGAVIVKDGKILAEGFHSAYGGDHAEVDALKKIEFQGEGATLYVNLEPCSHYGKTPPCTEAIIRSGIKKVVMAMKDPNPLVAGRGMNLLKEHGIEVISGVLEKEARQLNEIFIKYITTQKPFCIMKMAMTLDGKIATVNGDSKWITAEDSREYVHQIRNRVSAIMVGVSTVVKDNPRLNTRIKGIEANQPVRVIVDSRLRIPLDSIVVETAWKQPTIVATTEMAPEKNIRQLEAKKVEVLILPDKNGRVDLQQLMIRLGKKQIDSVLLEGGGTLNYSALESGIVDKVIAFIAPKILGGSNAITPVEGKGKSFVKEAFGIQNLTLRSFQKDILIEGYIEGKD, encoded by the coding sequence ATGGATGTCCAGTACATGAAAAAGGCAGTAGAACTGGCAAAAAAAGGATGGGGAAAGACCAGACCCAATCCATTGGTGGGTGCGGTTATTGTGAAGGATGGGAAAATACTGGCAGAAGGATTTCACAGTGCTTATGGAGGGGATCATGCGGAGGTAGATGCCTTAAAAAAAATAGAATTTCAAGGGGAGGGAGCTACCCTTTATGTGAATCTCGAACCCTGCTCTCATTACGGGAAAACGCCTCCCTGTACGGAAGCCATTATCAGGAGCGGCATCAAGAAAGTTGTAATGGCCATGAAAGACCCCAATCCCTTAGTGGCCGGAAGAGGAATGAATCTTTTAAAGGAACATGGAATAGAAGTTATAAGTGGGGTATTGGAAAAGGAAGCCCGACAATTAAATGAGATATTTATAAAATACATTACTACCCAAAAACCCTTCTGCATTATGAAAATGGCTATGACCCTGGATGGTAAAATCGCTACTGTCAATGGTGACTCCAAATGGATAACTGCTGAGGATTCAAGAGAATATGTTCACCAGATTCGAAACAGAGTTTCGGCAATTATGGTGGGGGTTTCCACCGTAGTCAAGGATAATCCCCGGTTGAATACAAGGATTAAAGGGATAGAAGCAAACCAACCTGTACGGGTAATTGTCGATTCCCGTTTAAGAATCCCCCTTGACAGCATTGTAGTTGAAACCGCCTGGAAACAGCCTACTATTGTGGCAACAACTGAAATGGCACCGGAAAAAAATATCCGGCAGCTGGAGGCGAAAAAGGTAGAGGTGTTAATTCTACCTGACAAAAACGGACGGGTGGATTTACAGCAATTGATGATCCGGTTAGGCAAAAAGCAAATTGACAGTGTCCTTCTAGAGGGGGGAGGTACCCTAAACTACTCTGCATTAGAGTCGGGTATTGTAGATAAAGTAATAGCTTTTATTGCCCCTAAGATTTTGGGGGGGAGTAATGCCATTACTCCTGTAGAGGGGAAAGGTAAATCTTTTGTAAAAGAAGCATTTGGGATTCAAAATCTAA